A single region of the Streptomyces sp. NBC_00236 genome encodes:
- a CDS encoding helix-turn-helix domain-containing protein, with the protein MAHTSTAKADGGEASGRPVPAQEEAPDAPAAIGRRVKRLRKERGLTQRQLAEPAYTAAYVSTLEAGKVRPSEAGLRHLAERLGVAHEELATGKPTHIATALRMGLADAQRTLAVEDAADARAAYEQILGRAEEYGLTQERAAALVGLGECALETGELTEALARFEAAEHALADDPLPARARAVRGRSVAHYLAGELRYACYLLESAIDGLNTSGLHDPGALLQLYTASIAPYMDMGAHARAAQAAELALALVPQVSDPGLVATMHRTVARTLLAEGRVDAAQASLARATELYEQLQIRTELAHCHWMRGYVCAQHDDLVQAERELRIAHSMLVSKRAALYVSQVEVELADVLRRGGKSAEAAELLESLLAGLKPGRGALHAGGAHRLLGLIAEEAGDAEAAELHYATALSLLEQTGAAGDLADICRLLGDLLRSEGRTEAALNAYRTGLGHRAEPGTTTLGPAPARPPFGRWA; encoded by the coding sequence ATGGCGCACACCAGCACGGCGAAGGCGGACGGCGGCGAGGCGTCCGGGCGGCCCGTCCCGGCACAGGAGGAGGCGCCGGACGCACCGGCCGCGATCGGCCGCCGCGTCAAGCGGCTCCGCAAGGAACGCGGACTGACCCAGCGACAGCTCGCCGAGCCCGCGTACACCGCCGCGTACGTCTCCACCCTGGAAGCCGGCAAGGTGCGGCCCTCCGAAGCGGGCCTGCGCCACCTCGCCGAGCGGCTCGGCGTGGCCCACGAGGAACTCGCCACGGGCAAACCCACCCACATCGCGACGGCTCTGCGGATGGGGCTGGCCGACGCCCAGCGGACACTGGCCGTCGAGGACGCCGCCGACGCACGGGCCGCCTACGAGCAGATCCTCGGCCGCGCCGAGGAGTACGGACTCACCCAGGAACGGGCGGCGGCGCTCGTCGGCCTCGGGGAATGCGCGTTGGAGACCGGCGAACTGACCGAGGCCCTCGCCCGGTTCGAGGCGGCCGAGCACGCACTGGCCGACGATCCGCTCCCCGCCCGGGCGAGGGCGGTCCGGGGCAGGTCGGTCGCCCACTACCTGGCCGGTGAGCTGCGCTACGCGTGCTACCTGCTGGAGAGCGCCATCGACGGACTGAACACGTCCGGGCTGCACGACCCCGGCGCGTTGCTCCAGCTCTACACCGCCTCGATCGCCCCGTACATGGACATGGGCGCCCACGCCCGTGCCGCGCAGGCGGCCGAACTCGCCCTCGCCCTGGTACCGCAGGTGTCCGACCCCGGCCTGGTCGCCACCATGCACCGGACGGTGGCGCGCACGCTGCTGGCCGAGGGCAGGGTCGACGCCGCACAGGCGTCGCTGGCACGGGCCACCGAGCTCTACGAGCAGCTCCAGATCCGTACCGAACTGGCCCACTGCCACTGGATGCGGGGCTACGTCTGTGCCCAGCACGACGACCTCGTCCAGGCGGAGAGGGAGCTGCGCATCGCGCACTCGATGCTGGTGTCCAAGCGGGCCGCCCTGTACGTCTCACAGGTGGAGGTCGAACTCGCCGACGTCCTGCGCAGGGGCGGGAAGTCGGCGGAGGCCGCGGAGCTCCTGGAGAGCCTGCTGGCCGGACTCAAGCCCGGCCGCGGTGCGTTGCATGCCGGCGGCGCCCACCGGCTGCTCGGGCTGATCGCCGAGGAGGCCGGTGACGCCGAGGCGGCGGAACTGCACTACGCGACCGCGCTCTCCCTGCTCGAACAGACGGGAGCCGCCGGGGACCTCGCCGACATCTGCCGGCTGCTGGGCGACCTGCTGCGCAGCGAGGGCCGGACGGAAGCGGCGCTGAACGCCTACCGGACCGGCCTCGGACACCGCGCCGAACCGGGTACCACCACCCTCGGCCCCGCCCCCGCCCGGCCACCGTTCGGCCGCTGGGCCTGA
- a CDS encoding CoA transferase subunit A, which translates to MTADDVVGRLESGMTIGIGGWGSRRKPMALVRALLRSDVTDLTVVSYGGPDVGLLAAAGKIRKLVAAFGTLDSIPLEPHFTAARQRGAFEMVEMDEAMMMWSLTAGAQRLPFMPVRAGMGSDLMEVNPSLRTVTSPYEDGEKLVAAPALRLDAALVHLNRSDVQGNGQYLGPDPYFDDLFCEAADQGFVSCEQIVETADLLKEHGPQTLLIKRMFVDGVVETPNGAHFTSCVPDHDRDEAFQRAYVKAARDPEAWPAFVERFLSGDEAAYQAAVTAFHQEEA; encoded by the coding sequence ATGACGGCCGACGACGTCGTCGGCCGGCTGGAGAGCGGGATGACGATCGGCATCGGCGGCTGGGGATCACGCCGCAAGCCGATGGCCCTGGTGCGGGCGCTGCTGCGCTCGGACGTCACCGACCTGACCGTGGTGTCGTACGGCGGCCCCGACGTGGGTCTGCTCGCGGCGGCGGGGAAGATCCGCAAACTGGTCGCGGCCTTCGGGACGCTCGACTCGATACCGCTGGAGCCGCACTTCACGGCGGCCCGGCAGCGCGGCGCCTTCGAGATGGTCGAGATGGACGAGGCGATGATGATGTGGAGCTTGACGGCGGGCGCACAGCGGCTGCCGTTCATGCCGGTGCGTGCCGGGATGGGCTCGGACCTGATGGAGGTCAACCCCTCACTGCGTACGGTCACCTCACCGTACGAGGACGGCGAGAAGCTGGTCGCGGCCCCGGCGCTCCGGCTGGATGCGGCCCTGGTCCACCTCAACCGGTCCGACGTACAGGGCAACGGGCAGTACCTGGGCCCCGACCCGTACTTCGACGACCTGTTCTGCGAGGCGGCCGACCAGGGCTTCGTCTCCTGCGAGCAGATCGTCGAGACTGCGGACCTGCTGAAGGAGCACGGGCCGCAGACGCTGCTGATCAAGCGGATGTTCGTGGACGGGGTCGTCGAGACGCCGAACGGCGCGCACTTCACTTCCTGTGTGCCCGACCACGACCGGGACGAGGCTTTCCAGCGCGCCTACGTCAAGGCCGCCCGCGACCCCGAGGCCTGGCCCGCCTTCGTCGAACGGTTCCTGTCCGGGGACGAAGCCGCCTACCAGGCCGCCGTCACCGCGTTCCACCAGGAGGAAGCATGA
- a CDS encoding DUF4862 family protein, producing the protein MDIEPPAALVGAYAALPSARADRERFYEGLADRGIADGLEIPYRDDLGDDTDWLAAQVRGRFTRSVVTLIPGTMARVCASGTFGLASADPDGRQAALGFLREARTAAEELNQLTGEQSVSVLHIHTAPSTTAVAEMFARSLDEITASGPAAGAWSTRLVLEHCDAYAPGVAGEKRFLPLEAEIPLARESGIGIAVNWGRSAIEAQDPGRPLAQITRLASEGLLEGVMFSGAGPAANAYGGPWADAHLPLAEDEPTSLMDADEVRRCLRAAEGALSYAGAKIQVPGDATVDERLTMVGRVMRLLPARAGRF; encoded by the coding sequence ATGGACATCGAACCGCCCGCCGCTCTCGTGGGTGCCTACGCGGCCCTGCCCTCCGCGCGAGCCGACCGGGAGCGCTTCTACGAGGGGCTCGCCGACAGGGGTATCGCCGACGGGCTGGAGATCCCGTACCGCGATGACCTCGGTGACGACACCGACTGGCTGGCCGCACAGGTGCGCGGGCGTTTCACGCGTTCCGTGGTCACGCTGATTCCCGGCACGATGGCGCGCGTGTGCGCCTCGGGCACCTTCGGGCTCGCCTCCGCGGACCCCGACGGGCGGCAGGCGGCGCTCGGGTTCCTCCGGGAGGCCCGCACCGCCGCCGAGGAGTTGAACCAGCTCACCGGCGAGCAGTCGGTCTCCGTCCTCCACATCCACACCGCGCCCTCGACGACCGCGGTCGCGGAGATGTTCGCCCGGTCCCTCGACGAGATCACGGCGAGCGGACCCGCCGCGGGCGCCTGGTCCACCCGGCTCGTCCTGGAGCACTGCGACGCCTACGCGCCCGGCGTCGCGGGGGAGAAGCGGTTCCTGCCGCTGGAGGCCGAGATCCCTCTCGCACGCGAAAGCGGGATCGGTATCGCCGTCAACTGGGGCCGTTCGGCGATCGAGGCGCAGGACCCCGGCCGGCCGCTCGCCCAGATCACCCGGCTCGCCTCCGAAGGCCTGTTGGAGGGTGTCATGTTCTCCGGCGCCGGCCCGGCCGCGAACGCGTACGGCGGGCCGTGGGCGGACGCCCATCTGCCTCTCGCCGAGGACGAGCCCACGTCCCTCATGGACGCGGACGAGGTACGCCGCTGCCTCCGCGCCGCGGAGGGCGCGCTCTCGTACGCGGGGGCGAAGATCCAGGTTCCCGGCGATGCCACGGTCGACGAGAGGCTCACGATGGTGGGCCGCGTCATGCGGCTCCTGCCCGCGCGCGCCGGGCGTTTCTGA
- a CDS encoding M64 family metallopeptidase: MRTNRSTAISVGVAFTAIIGAALATPAAALDPEPAQKPRVSVEYFPEPGGEGRRTEVPVNTDTVSGRPAARSLAPAAETTDGEVGKLSVTGSSADRLDVVIVGDGYTADQQEAFHSAAATKWAAITDIEPYSSYQGLMNVWTVDAVSAESGITGDPTADVAKDTALGSYFWCSETERLICADIDKVASYAAKAPEADLVIVISNSTKYGGAGYSGLEAEGYPFDGVSTLSSDNVQSSMIAAHEIAHSVGLLADEYTYDSYGTWTGGELPDINSSTFTAEQMAANRTKWYRWLGESDPTGGTVGTYEGSSYYPFGIYRPTGNSIMRALNISEFNLPGREAMIAGFYREANALSSAVATDSAILRTSRIKVSRAELTGLAAPELRWYVDGRPVKRAQGYSSVVPAALGVPADGRTHTVTVTSVDRTASVRDPEVRAEATEKLTWTVKASGHGSHQH; this comes from the coding sequence ATGCGCACGAACAGATCCACCGCCATATCCGTGGGCGTCGCGTTCACGGCGATCATCGGGGCCGCCCTCGCCACCCCCGCGGCCGCCCTGGACCCGGAGCCCGCCCAGAAGCCACGTGTCTCCGTCGAGTACTTCCCCGAGCCCGGTGGCGAGGGCCGCCGGACCGAGGTCCCGGTCAACACGGATACGGTCAGCGGCCGTCCGGCTGCCCGGAGCCTGGCCCCCGCCGCGGAGACGACCGACGGGGAGGTGGGGAAGCTGTCGGTGACCGGCTCCTCGGCCGACCGGCTCGACGTGGTGATCGTAGGCGACGGCTACACCGCCGACCAGCAGGAGGCCTTCCACTCCGCAGCGGCCACGAAGTGGGCGGCCATCACGGATATCGAGCCCTACTCCAGCTACCAGGGCCTGATGAACGTGTGGACCGTCGACGCGGTGTCCGCCGAATCCGGCATCACGGGTGACCCCACCGCCGACGTCGCGAAGGACACCGCGCTCGGCAGCTACTTCTGGTGCTCGGAGACCGAGCGGCTGATCTGCGCCGACATCGACAAGGTCGCCTCCTACGCCGCGAAGGCCCCCGAGGCCGACCTGGTCATCGTCATCTCCAACTCCACCAAGTACGGCGGCGCCGGCTACTCCGGCCTGGAGGCGGAGGGCTACCCGTTCGACGGCGTCTCCACGCTCTCCTCCGACAACGTGCAGTCGAGCATGATCGCCGCCCACGAGATCGCCCACTCGGTGGGACTCCTGGCGGACGAGTACACGTACGACAGTTACGGCACCTGGACGGGCGGCGAGCTCCCCGACATCAACTCCAGCACCTTCACGGCGGAGCAGATGGCCGCCAACCGGACCAAGTGGTACCGCTGGCTCGGCGAGAGCGACCCCACGGGCGGCACCGTCGGCACGTACGAGGGCAGCAGCTACTACCCCTTCGGGATCTACCGCCCGACCGGCAACTCGATCATGCGGGCCCTGAACATCAGTGAGTTCAACCTCCCAGGACGCGAGGCCATGATCGCCGGCTTCTACCGCGAGGCCAACGCGCTGAGCAGCGCGGTCGCCACGGACTCCGCGATCCTGCGGACCAGCCGCATCAAGGTCTCCCGGGCGGAGCTCACCGGCCTCGCCGCGCCGGAGCTGCGCTGGTACGTGGACGGCCGCCCCGTGAAGCGGGCGCAGGGCTACTCCTCCGTCGTCCCCGCAGCACTGGGCGTCCCGGCGGACGGCAGGACGCACACGGTCACGGTCACCTCCGTGGACCGGACCGCTTCGGTCCGCGACCCCGAGGTCCGTGCCGAGGCCACCGAGAAGCTGACCTGGACGGTCAAGGCGTCCGGGCACGGAAGCCACCAGCACTGA
- a CDS encoding alpha/beta fold hydrolase, whose translation MSEFDAVLPHGMHVVHDGPGQGPPLLLIHGSGASGSTWSPMIQALAARHHVIRIDLPGCGQSPPAASYDVPVQAGRVAALLDELGLRQVAVAGHSSGGYVATALAEARPDLVSSLALISTGPGLDALLPQPAVLRLLLGPPFGALLWSLRSDAAIRSGIRATTVRPVDIPDDLVAGVRGTTYRTFRAVSRCNIAYIDERNVPERLAVLKVPLLVVFGDADPRWEPSSAHRYEAVPNSRVELLSGIGHIPLLEAPEATSDLLLRFTERS comes from the coding sequence ATGAGTGAATTCGACGCCGTTCTCCCGCACGGCATGCACGTGGTCCACGACGGCCCGGGACAGGGACCGCCGCTGTTGCTCATCCATGGATCGGGGGCATCGGGCTCCACCTGGAGCCCGATGATCCAGGCGCTCGCAGCCCGCCACCATGTCATCCGGATCGACCTCCCCGGCTGCGGCCAGTCCCCGCCCGCGGCGTCGTACGACGTGCCCGTGCAGGCGGGACGGGTGGCGGCGCTGCTCGACGAACTCGGCCTCCGTCAGGTCGCCGTGGCCGGGCACTCCAGTGGCGGCTACGTCGCCACCGCGCTCGCGGAAGCGCGCCCGGACCTGGTGAGCTCCCTCGCGCTGATCAGCACCGGACCGGGTCTCGACGCGCTCCTTCCGCAGCCGGCCGTCCTCCGCCTCCTGCTGGGCCCGCCGTTCGGCGCGCTCCTCTGGTCGCTCCGCTCGGACGCGGCGATCCGCAGCGGGATCAGGGCGACGACCGTTCGGCCGGTGGACATCCCGGACGACCTCGTCGCCGGTGTACGGGGCACCACGTACCGCACGTTCCGGGCGGTGTCCCGGTGCAACATCGCCTACATCGACGAGCGGAACGTGCCCGAGCGGCTCGCCGTTCTCAAGGTTCCGCTGCTGGTGGTCTTCGGCGATGCGGACCCGCGCTGGGAGCCGTCGTCGGCGCACCGGTACGAGGCGGTGCCGAACAGCAGGGTCGAGCTGCTGTCCGGCATCGGGCACATCCCGCTGCTCGAAGCGCCGGAGGCGACCAGCGATCTGCTCCTGCGCTTCACTGAGCGGTCCTAG
- a CDS encoding enoyl-CoA hydratase family protein, whose translation MGVSTSVPRDGVALVTVDFPPVNALPVQGWYDLAAAVRAAGADQDIRCVVLAAEGRGFNAGVDIKEMQRATGPEALIGANRGCFEAFAAVYECEVPVVAAVQGFCLGGGIGLVGNADVIVAADDASFGLPELDRGALGAATHLARLVPQHLMRTLYYTSRTVTAEELHRHGSVFDVVPRERLTAAALELAGEIAAKDGYLIRLAKAAINGIDPVDVRRSYRFEQGFTFEANLSGVADRVRDTFGTDKEQQT comes from the coding sequence ATGGGTGTCTCCACCTCCGTCCCACGCGATGGCGTCGCCCTCGTCACCGTGGACTTCCCTCCGGTCAACGCCCTGCCCGTACAGGGCTGGTACGACCTGGCCGCGGCGGTACGCGCCGCCGGGGCCGACCAGGACATCCGCTGCGTCGTGCTCGCCGCCGAGGGACGCGGTTTCAACGCGGGCGTGGACATCAAGGAGATGCAGCGCGCGACCGGACCCGAGGCGCTGATCGGCGCCAACCGGGGCTGCTTCGAGGCGTTCGCGGCCGTCTACGAGTGCGAGGTCCCTGTGGTCGCCGCCGTACAGGGCTTCTGCCTGGGCGGCGGCATCGGCCTGGTGGGCAACGCGGACGTGATCGTGGCCGCCGATGACGCGTCCTTCGGTCTGCCCGAGCTGGACCGCGGCGCGCTCGGCGCCGCCACGCACCTGGCCCGACTGGTCCCGCAGCACCTGATGCGGACCCTCTACTACACCTCGCGCACCGTGACCGCGGAGGAACTGCACCGGCACGGCTCGGTGTTCGACGTCGTACCGCGCGAGCGGCTGACCGCGGCCGCCCTGGAACTGGCCGGGGAGATCGCCGCGAAGGACGGCTATCTGATCCGGCTGGCCAAGGCCGCCATCAACGGCATCGACCCCGTCGACGTACGCCGCAGCTACCGCTTCGAGCAGGGCTTCACCTTCGAGGCCAATCTCAGTGGCGTCGCCGACCGTGTGCGCGACACCTTCGGCACGGACAAGGAGCAGCAGACGTGA
- a CDS encoding eCIS core domain-containing protein: MHANETAKTPEAGKRSSGTSRTPAPRTGIPAGLSVLQSTVGNAAVLQRLRQAGHSWAQEHHRHDAGCGHQQAEQPAVQRSAVHGVLRTPGRPLDDATRTEMEARLGADFSAVRMHTDSAARASAAEVGARAYTSGSHVVIGEGGADKQTLAHELTHVIQQSKGAVAGSDNGAGLRVSDPSDRYEREAVTNARRVMSGPSPLQRSASVRPDRTARRPDAVTTAVQRVHYEEGEEVRAHPGFSVTLQATLNGTRIGTFSSETTKYSPMDHAEDQLLDELDATIDGLYGNAQVATALAVGGQAHTLTIDLTASPCSSTHATTTKTDAVGCAERLSELARNGYGGHTFAITVIADHLYGRSNASQEASARAIGDMRAAGITVRCPGS, translated from the coding sequence ATGCACGCGAACGAGACAGCCAAGACCCCCGAGGCCGGCAAACGCTCCTCGGGCACGTCGAGAACCCCGGCGCCGCGTACAGGGATACCCGCCGGGCTGTCCGTGCTGCAGAGCACGGTGGGCAACGCCGCCGTCCTCCAGAGACTGCGACAGGCGGGCCACTCCTGGGCGCAGGAGCACCACCGGCACGACGCCGGCTGCGGTCACCAGCAGGCCGAACAGCCTGCCGTGCAGCGGTCGGCCGTCCACGGCGTCCTGCGCACGCCCGGGCGTCCTCTCGACGACGCCACCCGCACCGAGATGGAAGCACGGCTCGGGGCCGACTTCTCCGCCGTGCGCATGCACACCGACAGCGCGGCCAGGGCCTCGGCCGCCGAGGTAGGCGCGCGCGCCTACACCTCGGGCAGCCATGTCGTCATCGGCGAGGGCGGCGCCGACAAGCAGACCCTGGCCCACGAGCTCACGCACGTGATCCAGCAGAGCAAGGGCGCGGTCGCGGGTTCCGACAACGGCGCGGGGCTGAGGGTCTCCGATCCCTCCGACCGCTACGAACGCGAAGCCGTGACCAACGCCCGGCGGGTGATGAGCGGACCCAGCCCTCTCCAGCGCTCGGCATCCGTCCGCCCGGACAGAACGGCCCGGCGTCCGGATGCGGTCACCACCGCTGTGCAGCGCGTCCACTACGAGGAGGGAGAAGAGGTCAGGGCCCATCCGGGCTTCAGCGTGACCTTGCAGGCGACGCTCAACGGGACGCGTATCGGAACGTTCAGCAGCGAGACCACCAAGTATTCACCCATGGACCACGCGGAAGACCAACTGCTCGACGAACTCGACGCGACCATTGACGGTCTCTACGGAAACGCCCAGGTCGCGACAGCGTTGGCGGTCGGCGGGCAGGCACACACGCTCACGATCGATCTCACGGCGAGTCCATGCTCGAGCACCCATGCGACCACGACCAAGACGGACGCGGTCGGCTGCGCCGAGAGGCTCAGCGAACTCGCCAGAAACGGCTACGGGGGCCACACGTTCGCCATCACGGTGATCGCCGACCACCTGTACGGCAGGAGCAATGCGTCCCAGGAGGCTTCCGCCCGGGCCATCGGAGACATGAGGGCGGCGGGCATCACCGTGCGGTGTCCGGGTTCCTGA
- a CDS encoding SDR family oxidoreductase, with amino-acid sequence MTSPTALCAGRVAVVTGAGRGLGRAHALALAAEGAKVVVNDLGVGLDGSGPGTGPAQQVVKEIRAAGGEAVAHNGDIATSEGAASLVAAALDSFGRLDTLVNNAGFLRDRMLVNLDEDDWDAVMRVHLKGHFLPLKHAAAHWRAEAKAGRTPAARVVNTSSGAGLLGSVGQGNYAAAKAGIVGLTLVAAAEMGRYGIQVNAIAPAARTRMTEATFAETMAAPGEGAFDAMAPENVSPLVVWLGSAASAGVSGRVFETEAGRITVMEGWRPGPTADKGARWTPAEAGEAVTGLLAAAEAPQPVYGAS; translated from the coding sequence ATGACCTCACCGACCGCCCTGTGTGCCGGACGCGTCGCCGTCGTCACCGGCGCCGGCCGTGGACTCGGCCGTGCTCATGCCCTGGCCCTCGCCGCCGAGGGGGCGAAAGTCGTCGTCAACGACCTGGGGGTGGGCCTCGACGGCTCCGGACCGGGCACCGGCCCCGCCCAGCAGGTCGTGAAGGAGATCCGCGCGGCCGGAGGCGAGGCGGTCGCCCACAACGGTGACATCGCCACCTCCGAGGGTGCCGCCTCCCTCGTCGCCGCCGCGCTCGACTCCTTCGGCCGCCTCGACACGCTCGTCAACAACGCCGGGTTCCTCCGCGACCGGATGCTGGTCAACCTGGACGAGGACGACTGGGACGCCGTGATGCGCGTCCACCTCAAGGGGCATTTCCTGCCGCTCAAGCACGCGGCGGCGCACTGGCGCGCCGAGGCCAAGGCAGGCCGGACGCCGGCCGCCCGGGTCGTCAACACCAGTTCGGGGGCCGGGCTGCTGGGCAGTGTCGGCCAGGGCAACTACGCGGCCGCGAAGGCGGGCATCGTGGGGCTGACCCTGGTCGCCGCCGCCGAGATGGGCCGCTACGGAATCCAGGTCAACGCGATCGCCCCGGCCGCCCGGACCCGGATGACCGAGGCGACGTTCGCCGAGACGATGGCCGCCCCCGGCGAAGGGGCCTTCGACGCGATGGCCCCGGAGAACGTCTCGCCGCTCGTCGTCTGGCTGGGCTCCGCCGCGTCCGCCGGCGTCAGCGGCCGGGTCTTCGAGACCGAGGCCGGGCGGATCACCGTGATGGAGGGCTGGCGGCCCGGCCCCACCGCGGACAAGGGCGCCCGCTGGACCCCGGCCGAGGCCGGAGAGGCGGTGACCGGCCTGTTGGCCGCGGCCGAGGCCCCGCAGCCGGTCTACGGCGCCTCCTGA
- a CDS encoding NAD(P)H-dependent flavin oxidoreductase: MPFPTALTELTGVRYPIVQTGMGWVAGPRLVSASANAGALGILASATMTVEQLRAAVREVKSRTDAPFGVNLRADAGDAGERVRIIIDEGVKVASFALAPSKDLIARLKDAGVVVIPSIGARRHAEKVAAWGADAVMVQGGEGGGHTGEVATTVLLPQVVDAVGIPVIAAGGFHDGRGLVAALAYGAAGIGMGTRFLLTSDSTVPDTVKAKYLAATVKDVTVTTQVDGLPHRMLRTAMVDSLERSGRTTSLLRALRHASAFRKESGASWPQLVRDGMAMKHGKELTWSQVLLAANTPMLLKASLVEGRTDIGVMASGQVAGLIEDLPSCSELVERIMDEARATLKALPGPG, translated from the coding sequence GTGCCGTTTCCCACCGCGCTCACCGAGCTGACCGGGGTGCGGTACCCGATCGTGCAGACCGGAATGGGATGGGTGGCCGGCCCCCGTCTGGTGTCGGCCTCCGCGAACGCGGGGGCGCTCGGCATCCTGGCCTCCGCGACGATGACCGTCGAGCAGCTCCGCGCGGCGGTCCGCGAGGTCAAGTCCCGTACGGACGCGCCGTTCGGCGTCAATCTGCGGGCGGATGCGGGCGACGCGGGCGAGCGGGTCCGGATCATCATCGACGAGGGGGTCAAGGTGGCGTCCTTCGCGCTCGCCCCCTCCAAGGACCTGATCGCCCGGCTCAAGGACGCCGGCGTCGTCGTCATTCCGTCCATCGGTGCCCGCCGGCACGCGGAGAAGGTCGCCGCGTGGGGAGCCGACGCGGTGATGGTGCAAGGCGGCGAGGGCGGCGGCCACACGGGCGAGGTGGCCACCACCGTGCTGCTGCCCCAGGTGGTGGACGCCGTCGGCATCCCCGTGATCGCGGCAGGCGGCTTCCACGACGGCCGTGGCCTGGTCGCCGCACTGGCCTACGGCGCGGCCGGGATCGGCATGGGCACCCGCTTCCTGCTCACCTCCGACAGCACCGTCCCGGACACGGTGAAGGCGAAGTACCTGGCCGCCACCGTCAAGGACGTCACGGTCACCACACAGGTGGACGGCCTGCCGCACCGCATGCTCCGCACCGCGATGGTCGACTCCCTGGAGCGTTCGGGCCGCACCACCTCACTGCTGCGGGCGCTACGGCACGCCTCTGCCTTCCGTAAGGAGTCCGGTGCGAGCTGGCCCCAACTGGTTCGCGACGGCATGGCCATGAAACACGGCAAGGAACTGACCTGGAGCCAGGTGCTGCTGGCCGCCAACACCCCGATGCTCCTGAAGGCCTCACTGGTCGAGGGGCGCACGGACATCGGGGTGATGGCCTCGGGGCAGGTGGCGGGCCTGATCGAGGATCTGCCGTCCTGTTCGGAACTGGTCGAGCGGATCATGGACGAGGCGCGGGCGACGCTGAAGGCGCTGCCGGGACCGGGTTGA
- a CDS encoding nuclear transport factor 2 family protein → MSEDRIAALEARLGALEDERDIARTMASYGPLVDGGDADGVAALWAPDGVYDIDEIFLAGRERIREMVRSPAHQGWIRQGCAHVVGPPHITVDGDEAVAVCHSLMVVHESGRYVVRRATANHWRLRRTPQGWQVVTRTNRILDGRTESPALLVAGARGEPATA, encoded by the coding sequence ATGAGCGAGGACCGGATCGCCGCGCTCGAGGCACGGCTCGGGGCGCTGGAGGACGAGCGCGACATCGCCCGCACGATGGCCTCGTACGGGCCGCTCGTGGACGGGGGCGACGCGGACGGCGTCGCGGCGCTGTGGGCGCCGGACGGGGTGTACGACATCGACGAGATCTTCCTCGCGGGCCGGGAACGGATCCGTGAGATGGTCCGCTCCCCCGCGCACCAGGGCTGGATCCGGCAGGGCTGCGCCCATGTCGTGGGCCCGCCGCACATCACGGTGGACGGCGACGAGGCCGTGGCGGTGTGCCATTCGCTGATGGTGGTGCACGAGTCGGGCCGGTACGTGGTGCGCCGGGCGACCGCCAACCACTGGCGGCTGCGCCGCACGCCGCAGGGGTGGCAGGTCGTGACCCGGACCAATCGCATCCTGGACGGCCGCACGGAGTCCCCCGCGCTGCTGGTCGCCGGGGCGCGGGGCGAGCCGGCGACTGCCTGA
- a CDS encoding CoA-transferase subunit beta: MSGTETTGIQAPSRAEYCVVACAEAWRDAGEILASPMGTVPAIGARLARLTFSPELLLTDGEALLIADTPAVGAKAGSIEGWLPFRQHLTLTATGRRHVMMGASQIDRHGNQNISCIGDWARPARQLLGVRGAPVNTLNNPTSYWVPKHSARVFVERVDMVSGVGYDRAAAAGPSATRFHRIPEVVSNLGVFDFETPDRTMRLRSLHPGVSLEQVTGATGFALTVPDDVPFTREPTAAELRLIREVIDPKGLRDREVPA, translated from the coding sequence ATGAGCGGCACCGAGACCACCGGCATCCAGGCGCCGAGCCGCGCCGAGTACTGCGTGGTGGCCTGCGCCGAGGCGTGGCGGGACGCGGGCGAGATCCTCGCCAGCCCCATGGGCACCGTCCCGGCCATCGGAGCACGCCTGGCGCGGCTGACCTTCTCCCCCGAACTCCTGCTGACGGACGGGGAGGCACTGCTGATCGCCGACACGCCCGCGGTGGGTGCCAAGGCGGGGAGCATCGAGGGGTGGCTGCCGTTCCGCCAGCACCTGACGCTGACCGCCACGGGCCGCCGGCACGTGATGATGGGCGCCAGCCAGATCGACCGGCACGGCAACCAGAACATCTCCTGCATCGGCGACTGGGCCAGGCCCGCGCGCCAGCTGCTCGGGGTGCGCGGCGCCCCTGTCAACACCCTGAACAACCCGACGAGTTACTGGGTGCCCAAGCACTCGGCGCGGGTGTTCGTGGAGCGTGTCGACATGGTCAGCGGAGTCGGCTACGACCGTGCGGCCGCGGCGGGCCCCTCCGCGACGCGCTTCCACCGCATCCCCGAAGTCGTCAGCAACCTGGGCGTCTTCGACTTCGAGACCCCCGACCGGACGATGCGCCTGCGCTCCCTGCACCCCGGTGTGAGCCTCGAACAGGTCACCGGGGCCACCGGGTTCGCCCTCACGGTCCCCGACGACGTCCCGTTCACGCGGGAGCCCACGGCGGCCGAACTCCGGCTGATCCGCGAGGTCATCGACCCCAAGGGGCTGCGCGATCGCGAGGTCCCGGCGTGA